Below is a genomic region from Herpetosiphonaceae bacterium.
ATCCTCGTCCGCGCCGTCGCCGTCGAAGTAGGCGCGCACAAAGCCCTGCTCGACCTGCTGCTTGAACTCGTCGTAGGTGCTGACCTCGAAGGTGTGCTCGCGCTGGAAGCGGAGCGCACGCTCGAACAGCGCCGCCTGGATCTCGTCCAGCAGATGCGTGACATACTGCGTCAGCCCGGCCTGCTCCACAAACGCCTTCCCCTCGCGGCCCGGTCGATCGCGGCGAGAGATTGCGACAGTGCCTTTCTGCACGTCTTTCGGCCCGACCTCGATTCGCACCGGCACGCCTTTGACCTCCCACTCGTTGAACTTAAAGCCTGGCGAGAGGTTATCGCGATCGTCGATCTTGAAGCGGAAGCGGCCCTTCCAGTCGGCGGTGATGCGATCGACCGCCTCCATCACGGCGCTGCGCTCGTCGTCGTTCTTGAAGATCGGCACGACTACAACCTGGACCGGCGCGACTTTCGGCGGCAGCACCAGGCCATCGTCGTCGCTGTGGGCCATGATCAGCGCACCGACCAGCCGAGTCGACGAGCCCCAGGATGTCGTCCAGCAATACTCCTCGCGGTTGTCGGGCGTGGTGTATTTGATGTCGAAGGAGCGCGCGAAGTTCTGGCCCAGGTTGTGGCTTGTGCCCGCCTGGAGCGCCTTGCCGTCCTGCATCATCGCCTCGATCGCGTAGGTGCGAAGCGCGCCCGCGAACTTCTCGCGATCGGTCTTGAGGCCGCGCAGCACCGGAATCGCCATGACGCGCTCGACCACATCGGCGTACACATCGTGCAAGATCACCAGCGTCTCGCGCTCGGCCTCTTCCTCCGTGGCGTGGGCGGTGTGGCCCTCCTGCCACAGGAACTCCGCCGTGCGCAGGAACGGCCGGGTGCGCAGCTCCCAGCGCATCACATTAGCCCACTGATTGATCAGCACCGGCAGGTCGCGCCACGAGCGAATCCACTTGGCATAGGTCGCGCCGATGATCGTCTCCGATGTCGGACGAATCACATACGGCTCGGCCAGCTCCTCACCACCGGCGCGCGTCACCTCGGCGACTTCGGGCGCGAA
It encodes:
- the proS gene encoding proline--tRNA ligase, with translation FAPEVAEVTRAGGEELAEPYVIRPTSETIIGATYAKWIRSWRDLPVLINQWANVMRWELRTRPFLRTAEFLWQEGHTAHATEEEAERETLVILHDVYADVVERVMAIPVLRGLKTDREKFAGALRTYAIEAMMQDGKALQAGTSHNLGQNFARSFDIKYTTPDNREEYCWTTSWGSSTRLVGALIMAHSDDDGLVLPPKVAPVQVVVVPIFKNDDERSAVMEAVDRITADWKGRFRFKIDDRDNLSPGFKFNEWEVKGVPVRIEVGPKDVQKGTVAISRRDRPGREGKAFVEQAGLTQYVTHLLDEIQAALFERALRFQREHTFEVSTYDEFKQQVEQGFVRAYFDGDGADEDRIKAETKATIRVIPFDQPEAEGTCFFTGRKTRRQAIFARSY